One genomic region from Gossypium hirsutum isolate 1008001.06 chromosome D13, Gossypium_hirsutum_v2.1, whole genome shotgun sequence encodes:
- the LOC107920734 gene encoding glycerol-3-phosphate acyltransferase, chloroplastic isoform X4, translating into MGFRNSYVGNLSLFYEIEEKLKKGHNVVLISNHHTEADPIIISLLLEKANPHIAENMLPGWYIAWLLLKTEHYFIGFPQILILDANSYIPFVRKQS; encoded by the exons ATGGGATTTAG AAATTCATATGTTGGAAATCTTTCTCTTTTCTATGAAATAGAGGAGAAGCTTAAGAAG GGTCACAACGTTGTACTTATATCAAACCATCATACTGAAGCTGACCCAATCATCATCTCATTGTTGCTTGAGAAAGCAAATCCGCATATTGCTGAGAACATG CTGCCGGGATGGTACATAGCATGGCTATTACTGAAGACGGAGCATTATTTTATTGGGTTTCCTCAGATCCTCATCTTAGATGCCAACAG CTATATTCCCTTTGTGAGAAAACAATCGTAA